The DNA sequence ttttttttaaaggtcagcATTACAACTTTTATGGCATTTGCAGGAGAAAATGGAAGGGGCTAAAAAGCTTTGGACATGGCGAGTTTTAAGCCATGTAATGACGGCGATAAAAATCTATAATGTCAGTTGCCTTGTGGCAATCAACAAACATTTCGCATAACGCTTGCATCTTAAGGTTTGCGGCCAAAACCCAGATTTGCCTCTGTCTCATTAAAATAACGAATGCAGTCCGAATGGATCTGCAATGATTCACTGTACGTCACACTAAATCACAACGCTCTTTGGAGCCAACTGACTACGGCCTCATTACTTTAGACAAAAGTGGGCTCGGAGGAAAAAAACGGGGTGATGTTTTTTTGCTCAGCCATATTTTTCCCTTTGATATACTTAAGGCAAAAGAGCAGACAGGTTTTTCCCATTGGTGGCTGTGGAAGGTTGGGTTATGCACAGTACAGTTCCATATTAATATACATAAACACAGGCAACGTTAGTGCTAGCACAGGGAAATAGAAATCAAGCAAATATAAATGTCATTGATGAGGCAAATTTTAATGAACAACAATCACTGATGAAATTAGagacttaaaaatgaaaagaagctGTTAAATTATACAAAAATACATGTTTAACTGCTCCATTCAGGCAGGGAGCTTGAAAATTAGCATGTTTTCATTCCCTGTTGTATAGGATCCTACATATTTGTGGTTTGCCTTCTGCTAGTCTTTGTTGTGCAAGTTTCACTACCTTAAGTATagcataaaaaaaattacaaacccatttttttttttgtcttaaacagCTTGGCGAAATACTGCTACAAATCATTGTATTCTAATGCTAACACTTAAGATTAGTCTATTTAGCTTTTAGGAAATTTCGAGAATTATGCTTGAAACTATCAATTGGGGAATAAACTAACTCAAATTTTACTGTTCTTAATTTTtgttaagaatattttaaaaaatggattgCTTTAAAgctatatgtatttataaatacaaataagAATTTGAGGTAGCAGGTAAAAATGAACATTCATGTGAATTTTGACTATGAAAACATTACATAAAGGTCACGGTGAAAATCATACTTTGAAACATCTATAAATGAATGGCAGAGATCTCAAATACATTCTTTGCTttgataaatatattttcttttataaacatATGCTTTATCATAAAGAGAAAATGCTTGGTactaagctatttaaaaaaaatacatgcaaacaTATCACTAATCTgatagcaaaatattttgttatatacCCATTAGGACTTTTTTATTTCAGATAGGAGAACAACTGAATGAGAATTCATGGAGTGACTGATTTAAATGTTACAAATCCCTGAATTTTTCATCTCCCTTTGAAGGGAATGCCAAAGGGGATTAAAGACTAAAGATGTATCACAAACAAATTTACATTATTAAAATTACTATAATCAGTCTTTTCTAGCATTAATCAGGAttagtgaaaacaaacaaacaaaaacttttctACTTTGCAGTACTAATCAAAATCCTATCAAATGATGGATAACAGagtaaaagtagttttaaaaattaaaaatactggtTGGCATATcataatattctttaaaaatattttcacccGCTTGGGATCAGAACAGCTCTTGCAATGTTTTATATGCTAAGTCCTATGGCAAGCAATGACACAAAAATCATGCTGATAAATGTCAATAATGCTGTAAAGTCCAACTTTTTGTATTTGGGAGCACGTCAAAGAAACACATTTTGATTATATGCACATCATCAACAACTGTGTCTGGTTTGCTAAGACGAAGCAGAACACCTTGCTTTTGATGCGTTAGCACTACGCTTCAAGAGACTTAGTATATAGAAAGATGCAAACACTTTTCAAGCTTCAAGCCATTTAACTTGCCCCCTAAGCATTCCAAATTATAAGCACGCACTGTGTTTTATCGTGGTGGTTCCTAGTGCTTCGCAGACTAGCCTTATAAAAGCAGAAGGGAGAAGTATAACACTGAATGCTTGATTTTGTCTTCCTAAATTATACACTAAATTAATCTGAGTTGTGGAAAACTAGACTAGAAACTTACTGTCCAGAACACGGTACGTGGGAAGTCAGCCTGCCAGTACACGCGCTATTACTCTTACACTACTGAACTGGCAATAGACGGGTTTGCTCTGAAGAAATGCGCAGGCTTTTAGGTGAGGTCTTCATCCACCAGGGCCTTACTCATTACAGTTAAGCTACAAGCCTAATACAGTAAAGGGATAAAACTTGTATAGATTTTTCTGGTCCTCTGCAGTCTTTTAGAGGGCAACATTATGCTGGTTTCAGAAGCCCCTGATGTGCTCTGGAGCATCAGCCCCATCTTGCTTTCACCAGAAACGCTGTCAATAGCAGCAGGATTGGTCCCTGCATTCATTTCATCCTTCAGCTTCTATAAATACATTTCCATGATTTGTCTTCAAATAAAGAACAATCCTGAACACGATCTGAGAACAGCGAACAACCGTTTTGTGAAGTCTGGGAAGCAAGTTCAGCAAGGCAGCAATATCCAGATATGCTGACTTTCCGTCAGAAAAGCAGTTATACGGGAAAAAAGGACAAGGGAGAGAACATGATTCTCATGACTTCTTTCTATAAATGGCAAGTGATTTAATAACTTTTTGCTGATACCCAAAGCAGATAGCAGCCTTCCTGGCCTTCCGTCTTCAAACCTGTTGCTTCCCTGTATTTGGTTAAACAAGATTTTACCTGGCAAGCTGCTCAAGACTGCTAATGTCAGATCTTGACTGATGCAATGCACACAGAAAGCAGTTTCCAACTCCCTATTAATAAGATGAGATGATtagtaaaatgttatttttggtTAGTGACTAGAATTACATATCTCACAGGAGCAGACAGTTCAGTACTATCTCCTCTTTACATCTCTTCCTAATGACACCTCAAACTGATTATTCTTGAAGTTTAAAGAAACACTAAATGAGGTTAGAAAACAATATATTATCTTtaattaaaagttggcatttggTGTGTTTTCTGTGAAGTATGAACATACCAAGATATCCAAGATAACAAGTAGGTTAGACAGAATACACGATCTGTATTTCAGTTCCATCTGAGCATACACCATAAATtcttccttaaagaaaaaaaagcagtatatttTACAAGAATATTTTAGCAGAATAAAAGATTTTCAGCATATTGAAGTCCACCCTTTATATTCTCTGAAACAGCAACCAAAACAGCAGACAGTTAAATCCTAATATGGAATacaaaatcaaagctttttcATATGCCAGGGAAGGGGAAAACCAAATGACAAATTACAGAATCTCACCCCCAAGATAACCATGCATATTTGCAAGGTTAATGCTGATGGTTCGCACACACAAATGCAATAGTCAGATGCTGGTTTATCCCCTCCCCACCGCCCCAACAAAACCTTCTTTCTGCAGTTTTAGGCATTCACTTGGCAGCGTTTTTAGCAGCAGCACAACACAAAGCATAAATCATACTGAAATAGATGCCTTCCTGTCAACAAGAAATGAGAAGGGCTCAGTATGGGTTTCAGCTCTGTATAAAAAAATAGAGTTAAAATACTGCAAGTCCATGGTGGCTAGAACCAAAtcacagaactgaactttcaggTTAACTGAGAAGTTAGTCAACTTTGTTTAACATTAATTTAGAGTCTGTTGCAGGAAAAGGAAGAGTTATTATTACACTTTAACATTTGAATTAGTAGAACTGTACTTCTTCAAAGTACATTTAAACAATGTTTTACGAGTTACTCTAGTATCGCTTTGATAAGTTCtacatttttccctttaaatatcTAGCCTTTTAACAGGACTTAGATACTCAAGCTTGCTACTTCTTCTATGCAATTTTCTTTATCGTAGGTTTTatcttctgtatttaaaattcagtgttttaGCCTTCTGAGTACGACATCATCTGATTCTAAGTGGGTTCCCAAAAGAGCCTTTTGAATATTTCAAGGACTCTCAGAAGCTAGATTTTTTAGTCTCCAGACAGATATGGTAATATGAGCAAGCTTTTTTCTCATGGAAATTGTAGAAAAAGAGTTAAATAATCACTGTACTAAAAATCATTGTTCCAAAATATAACTTGTTTCTAAGATTACGAAGATTCTTCCAGGCTCTGAAATTACAGGTGAGCCACTTTTTTGGTcataattatttgaaaaagaagCAATTATAAAAACTGCTATTATTAGTACAGGTCTTTGACAAAATCAAATCCATATCTGATATTAAACttaagtaatttatttttcagctatttAAAGTCTCAGTGAAAATTGAACAGTTAAACTCTTCTCCATTTAAATATACCCAACAGCTGGATTTCCAATAATTTTAACCAGAATTAAACATTTATCTTAAAATCGTGATTCTGTGCTAAACTGACCCTGTTTTCAAAATAGTTTTAGGCAACAACTCAGTCTGCAGAATTTTAAGTGACCTTTGCTGATTTGCAGTTTCCAGTCATTTTTGCTTTCGTAGCAGATTTGGTTGGCTTTAGCTTCATCAGATGCCTTGTAAGAatattttcaaggcttttttctaCGGAAAGAGGTACAACAGATAAACTGTTCTGTAAaactgtaagaaaaagaaaaaaatgaagatataaAAATGGAAATGAGCAGGAACCATTTTTAAGTATGTGTCTTTATGAATGAGGCTTAATCACACACTTCATTTTCCAAACACAAAAAGTCTCTTGGAAatgtattaattaaaattaagTGCCATAGATAAGCAGCTTTAGAGGGACAGCAGTCCTTTTCAAATTAGCATAACACTAGCGACAGCCATGGAAATTGGTTTAATAACCTTAAATAGTTACACCCCAACCCTAACACAAATGGCCACGGACAGCTCCAGCCCCCCGGGCTGCGGCTGTACCGGTTTACGTGGTTGTTCTGACATCGGGTGGGTGCTCCGAGCTGAACACAAATCACTGAACGCACCTCAGTTATGATTATATATTGATTAGTGAAGCATACAAGGCACCAAAGCATTAAAcgtaataaaacagaaaacccaaGCAAACcaacacaacaacaaaaactttgcCAGTATGGGACTCGCTTGGTAGGTTGCAGCAATGCAGTCAGTACTCGGCAAGAGATTAGTAGTTTAGTGATGACAGTTAAGTGGCCCAAATCCCACACAAGTCTAGAGTCAAGTTGTAGATACAACAGAAAACCAAGCAAAAGGGAAAAGCAGTCTTTAAGCAATTTCCTTCCCTGCCATGTTTTAAATGGGTGTCCTTGGAGCTGAGCTAAACGTACAATAACCCCTTTTAAACACAACTTCAGCTTTGAGAGCAAAGCCCTCTCCAGCAAGTGTCCAAACACACAAGGTCAGTCTCTACCCACGTAACTGTAAACGCTGGGCTTAAGCAACATTTTCTGTGTGCTCAGGATCCATAAGACaaactggagaaaaagcaaaatcctgcTGATGAGTTAAATGTCCAGAAGCTTTTTAAGCTTTTTCATTTACCTAACTTTACCACGCTGATGCTCTGCAAAGAACTGCTTTGCTGTCTTCTCTTTTTAACCTTACTTCAGCAGGAGTTTTGCTTAGACTGCCAACTGGATTAGAGACATGTAGGACAGAGAGAGAAGGTATTCATGTCTTTTATTtgttataaatacatataaatatgttaagtgaccttttgttttgtttaccaTGATGAGAGATGACTTTGGAAAAAATCATCTGAAAACTCAACCAAGCTGAGAAACAGGCAAAAAAAGCAGGCAGCAGAATACAATCAAAGACTTCTCTCAGTTCACGAATCGGTTCttactttgttttaaaagaacGAACAAGTAAACGCATCTTGTTTCGAAGTGTCTGTGGTTTTTATCAGTACACCATGCTCCCCCCTCCCGTGAGCTGGCCGACTGGCATTTTCATTGGGGATTTGCGGGTACAGTCAAATCCCAGCTGGGGGCATAGGAACCCCCCTGCCATGACGATGTGATTCTGAAACATTGCATAGCTctggggcttttttattttttccttccttttctttttaaaaagctttttaccCAGGTCGATCATTCTAAAGGAAACTCACTGAGGTTTCTTTGCCAGATCCCTCTCTCCAGTTTTGTTTCAGAACTGCTCGAGAACTTTGTGGGTGAGAGCAAGCAGCAAGGAAACGTCATGCTCGCAGCCCATTAACAGGCTGGGAAGGAAATAACTCTACAGAAAGTTGCATGGGGGGGGGTAAACTAAAAGAAGTTAAAAGTAGGTGTGTTTGAGTCCAAATAAACTGTCAAATATTTCCAAGAGTGGGTGGAAGGCGAGGGAGGGGTGGAAGTTATTTaggaaagacaaacaaaaagaaaacctggaCTTAACTGACGGCAGGAAGCCAGGGCTGATGGCAGTGGGAAGAAAAGCGCGCAGAAGACAAACGAACGAACAAAAAAACCAGCCCCCGggggggcagcggccgggagTCAAGGCTTGTCGCCGCAGTGTTtgcagagggcggaggcggctCCCGGGAAGGCAGTGCATTTCTCGGGGCAGCcgggcacggcggcgccgccgccgaagGGGTAGACGGCGGACTGCGCGAAGGGGTTGAGGGTGGCGGGCAGCGGGGCGCTCAGCGCCTGCCCCTGGTTCAGGTAGGCCACGAGGCGCCGCATCTCCTCCAGAGCCTGCGCCTGCATGAGGATGTAGTTCTTGGCCAGGAGCAGCGTGGCGATTTTGGAGAGTTTCCGCACCGAGGGGCTGTGCGCGTAGGGGATGACGGAGCGCAGCCCGTCCAGGGCGTCGTTGAGGTCGTGCatccgccgccgctcccgcgcgTTGATGCTGAGGCGCAGCGAGCGCTGCTCCTTGGGCTTCTTGCCCAGGCCGCCCCCCTTCAGCTTGCCCTCCCGCTCCAAGGCCGCGCCGCCCTTCACCGCCGCCTCGAAGCCGTCCTCCTCGTCGCCGCTCTGctcgccgctgctctccgccgacTTGCCCAGTGGCCCGCCGCGGAAgtccgccccgccgccccccgcgtaGGCCCCCCGcgggccctcgccgccgccgccgcgcaccgcgcCGTAGGCGAAAGCCGAGGGGCCGTAGCCCGGGGCTAGCGCCAGGTACGCCTCGCCGCCCAGCGACTTGAGCTCGGCcatggccgcggcggggccgggctgccgccgccgaacgaggaggaaggaggcggcggccgcgccgcgctgcgcccgggctgggggcgggctgtgagggcggcgcggccccgccgccccttaTATCGCGGAGAGGGGCCCGCTGGGATTCGCCGCCGCCCAATCAGAGGGGCCGCGCTAATtagcggctccgcgccgcggcggccgggcgccccgctgaggtgggggggggcgccccaacggccgcctaACGGtcgcccaacggccgcccgcgcggccccgccccgcgcggccctgcccccggcgccgccccgagCCTTGCCCGGGAGCCTCGGACGCCCCTTCCCTTCGTGCCCGGCCTCCCTCGCCCCGCCGCTCCTCTTGGAGGAGGCGCCAGCGACCGCGGGGAAGCGccgagaggcagaagaaaagttttctgCCTGCTGTGCGCCGCCATCCAGGCCCGTCTCGAGCCGCGCTTCTGTCGCGTTCCTGCCTCAGCCGCGCGTCTCGAAAATCACGGGAGGAGAAGGCGGGAGGAGCCGCTCCGGCCTCCGCTCTGCTGCTGCGGCCCGCGGCACCCTGGAGCTGCAGGTACTGGGAGCACCTGCCTGCGGGAATGAGTCCCGGAGGGGTTGgggcgccgcctgcctcggggtaGCGTGGGGGACTCCCACCCCCGCTCTCTGGTCCCAGTGGGTGGTGGGCACTGGGGAAGGGAGAGTTATCCCGGCGGCGGTGCAGTGGGCTCGCTGggcagctggggctgggcagggcgcCGTGTACAGTCGTCCAAATAACGGGAGAAAAGATTGTCACCGTCAGCAGCCTCCACGCTCCAGCAGCTTGGGACGCGTGACAGTTTCCATGAAAGCTATGGGCCTCTGGGGACGAAAGGAGACCCTGTCTCAGGAATCTCAAGAGAAAGAAGCTGTGGAAAGTGAGCAGGAGCGGAAATGAGTTATGCACTCTTATGGTTTGTATTTGCAGGCTGGGACAGACCGCAGAGTAGAAACTCACAGTACCACAACCAAAATCAGTTCATGTAGCACAGCACATAAGCAAGAACATTACCTCTGCCTTATCGAAGTTGCAACTGGAAGctagaagggaagagaaagcatTATAACTTTCTAGTTTAGTGTCTTGCTTCTAATATCAAAACTCTTTTGAAATGTGAGAGCAGATTCAGCCCAGTTAAGGTGACTTAACTGGGCTGAAGGTTTGCTCTTCTAAAATTAACAGGAAAAGGTGATTGTTGAGCCCAGCCTGTGTTAGACCCAAAGCAAATTAAGCATTGATTAGGGATGAAAATATATTATGGAGAGCTTTCCAGTCTTATTCTCAGGGAAAACCAGAGAAGTGAACACCCTGACTTGGAACCAGCAACCGCTAACTCATACATGTTGCAATAGGAGGCAGAGTCATGCAAGGTCTCGACAGCTGTGGGTACGGCTTGCTGATTAAGTCATTTTGATTTAGGTGAGGATGACAGAGGAGGCACCTGTTGTGTAGAGAGATTTCCAAGGCAAAggccccatcaatttctgttttcttcaaagaTTCATTTTGCTCCTTCATTCCACgtgctgaaaaaagaaatttgatCCTTGGTGACTCCGTCCAATTCTGAAGGGACTCTTTGTCCTTCTCAGTTGTGGGTACCAGTAAATGAGTGCTAAGCTCAGAAAGGAGACAAATCTCCTTTCCTTAACCATTTTGATAACATGGTGGCCTGCGGCGTATGAGAAATCATTACTGTGAAAGAATCCTTGCCAAGACTTGGAGAGTGTCTGACCCACAGAGACACCTCATGGAGAATCCAAAGCAGTGACTGGCAATCATGAGAGCTGCATAGAGAAGGGTAAGCAAGGTAATTTGCCCTGCAATCTGCTTTGAGATACTAGAGAGGACCTAATCTTTACAGTACAATAGAAGGTCTGAGTCTCGGCTTTTGTTTTAGGAGTGAGACCACTCGGTGGTACTGAGTTTCAGTATAAAGATGATGTAAGAGCATGCCAGGCTTCATCCAGACGTGATACGTGCTCTCAAGCCTCAGACTAGAAAGGATGGGACACGTTGTGTGCGGTGAGGTGCAGATGCGAGTGGTGAGGTGCAGATGCGAGCGGGTGGATATTGCCTAAGGGCATACGCAACCAGTTGATGCAGATGCACCCGGTAGGCTGTTTGCTGCAGTAAACAATAGCTTGGGTGTTAAGGTGACACAAGGCTTTTTCCAGAATGTGGTTGGTTTTTAGCAGGCCCTCTACAAAGAGTAGTTAGCTTGTCCTTTTCCCACCACCTCCCTTTATGCTGTGTGCTAACGTGAAATGATGAGCttgtctcccttcctcctccgcaTCAGGGCCGCGAGTGCTGAGATCTGCAGTGACACATGCACACTCACCCGGAGTAacagagctcctgctgctgcacagTGAGGCTGTTCCCTGTAAGTTTA is a window from the Apteryx mantelli isolate bAptMan1 chromosome 18, bAptMan1.hap1, whole genome shotgun sequence genome containing:
- the BHLHE23 gene encoding class E basic helix-loop-helix protein 23 translates to MAELKSLGGEAYLALAPGYGPSAFAYGAVRGGGGEGPRGAYAGGGGADFRGGPLGKSAESSGEQSGDEEDGFEAAVKGGAALEREGKLKGGGLGKKPKEQRSLRLSINARERRRMHDLNDALDGLRSVIPYAHSPSVRKLSKIATLLLAKNYILMQAQALEEMRRLVAYLNQGQALSAPLPATLNPFAQSAVYPFGGGAAVPGCPEKCTAFPGAASALCKHCGDKP